One segment of Shewanella piezotolerans WP3 DNA contains the following:
- a CDS encoding capsule assembly Wzi family protein, with amino-acid sequence MKSLGIKLLALLSLCSSAMLSAAPWVDTSDIYLRADIQALADAGVITVPVNTYPLMWSGIGADLAKAEPSTLSPALVDAYSRVNFNYRNAVENRGNTRIKLAAASDPARFQHFGSDYREQGEANASYEYLGDRFAYKVSASANYDPVDEEEFRFDDSYLAMAMGNWMVTLGAVEQWWGPGFDSSLHKSNNARPMPSLMLSRNNAQAFETPWLSWIGPWNFTAGVSMMEEERAVPNTLLWNLRGSIRPFRQLEIGVSWTTQFCGDGQECSFESAFKSITGQKDCRNEEALGGCTNYGNQMAGYDIRFSDTWYNVPFGLYYERTCEDSKGSMPWDIVDCGSMFGADSRFNFDGQQYKLFFEYTDTMVFCQEDANAFNCFYEHSTYQSGSRYYGRSLGSTYDSDAKVYVLGLIGQYANSKGFTSLLRYAQLNNDGKTPSSPWAPQPPKEDLLMLELSYRMPMWKGMMSVGGTVSQSEFETEENDTDATVFGTYEYRF; translated from the coding sequence ATGAAGTCACTCGGTATTAAGCTGCTGGCACTTTTGAGTTTATGTAGTTCGGCGATGTTAAGTGCGGCGCCATGGGTTGATACTTCTGATATTTACTTAAGAGCGGATATTCAAGCATTGGCAGATGCTGGAGTCATTACCGTGCCAGTAAATACCTATCCGTTAATGTGGTCCGGTATAGGTGCTGATCTTGCCAAAGCGGAACCTTCAACTTTGTCCCCTGCGTTAGTAGATGCTTATTCTCGTGTCAATTTTAACTATCGTAATGCGGTTGAGAATCGCGGTAATACTCGTATTAAGCTTGCTGCAGCAAGCGATCCTGCTCGTTTCCAACATTTTGGTTCGGACTATCGTGAGCAGGGAGAAGCTAACGCTTCCTATGAATACTTAGGTGATAGATTTGCCTATAAAGTATCGGCTTCGGCTAATTATGATCCGGTAGATGAAGAAGAGTTTCGTTTTGATGACTCTTATCTCGCCATGGCGATGGGTAATTGGATGGTGACGCTAGGTGCTGTTGAACAGTGGTGGGGGCCAGGGTTTGACTCTTCATTGCATAAATCCAACAACGCCAGACCCATGCCATCATTAATGTTAAGCCGCAATAATGCTCAAGCATTTGAAACGCCATGGCTATCATGGATTGGTCCGTGGAACTTTACCGCCGGTGTCAGCATGATGGAGGAGGAACGGGCTGTTCCCAATACTCTGTTGTGGAATCTACGTGGCTCTATCCGTCCATTTAGACAGTTAGAGATTGGTGTTTCTTGGACAACGCAATTTTGTGGTGACGGCCAAGAGTGTTCATTTGAGAGTGCCTTTAAATCGATTACTGGACAGAAAGATTGCCGTAATGAAGAAGCCTTAGGAGGTTGTACCAACTACGGTAACCAGATGGCCGGCTATGATATCCGCTTTAGCGATACTTGGTATAATGTGCCATTTGGCCTTTATTATGAAAGAACCTGTGAAGACTCAAAAGGGTCAATGCCATGGGATATCGTAGACTGCGGCTCGATGTTTGGTGCTGACAGCCGTTTTAACTTCGACGGTCAGCAGTACAAATTATTCTTTGAGTACACAGATACCATGGTCTTTTGCCAGGAAGATGCCAATGCTTTTAACTGTTTTTATGAGCACTCAACCTATCAAAGTGGTTCACGCTACTACGGCCGTTCGCTTGGTAGTACCTATGACAGCGATGCTAAAGTCTATGTGTTAGGTTTAATTGGACAATATGCCAATAGCAAAGGCTTTACCTCGTTGCTGCGCTACGCTCAGCTTAATAATGATGGCAAGACGCCAAGCTCTCCATGGGCGCCACAGCCACCTAAAGAAGACTTGCTGATGCTAGAGCTGAGTTACCGCATGCCTATGTGGAAAGGGATGATGAGCGTTGGTGGGACCGTGTCACAATCTGAATTTGAAACTGAAGAAAATGATACCGATGCCACTGTGTTTGGTACCTATGAATACCGTTTCTAA
- the coaD gene encoding pantetheine-phosphate adenylyltransferase, with protein MHTRAIYPGTFDPVTNGHADLIERAAKLFKHVVIGIALNPSKKPRFTLDERIELLKTVTAHLDNVEVVGFSGLLVDFAKEQQASVLVRGLRAVSDFEYEFQLANMNRRLSPDLESVFLTPAEENSFISSTLVKEVAHHGGDVSQFVHIKVANALMKKEQG; from the coding sequence GTGCATACACGAGCCATATATCCAGGAACATTTGATCCCGTTACTAATGGTCACGCTGATCTGATTGAGCGTGCGGCTAAATTATTTAAGCATGTGGTTATCGGCATTGCGCTTAACCCATCTAAAAAGCCGCGCTTTACGCTTGATGAGCGCATTGAACTGCTTAAGACGGTCACTGCTCATTTGGATAATGTCGAGGTGGTTGGTTTTAGCGGGCTGCTGGTGGATTTTGCCAAAGAGCAGCAAGCAAGTGTGTTAGTTCGAGGCCTTAGAGCGGTTTCTGATTTTGAGTATGAATTCCAGTTAGCCAACATGAATCGCCGTCTTAGCCCTGATTTAGAAAGTGTATTTTTGACCCCAGCAGAAGAAAACTCTTTTATTTCATCGACTTTAGTTAAAGAGGTTGCCCATCATGGTGGTGACGTCAGTCAGTTTGTCCATATTAAAGTCGCTAATGCACTAATGAAGAAAGAACAGGGTTAA
- a CDS encoding TIGR01621 family pseudouridine synthase codes for MYQIIADEADFIVICKSANIHFHSQDGSAGVVAQAELDLGIKLYSVHRLDTMTSGLLILAKSSAVAAEFTRQFSEHKVQKYYLALAKGKPKKKQGWVIGDMAKSRRSMHKLLRSMDNPAKTQFFSHSVGDGLRLYLLKPLSGKTHQLRVALASIGVPILGDELYGGDASDRGYLHAYSLNFSYKAQAYQYSVAPPSGVAFNSQAVIEQLQHWQSPEQLTWPKVK; via the coding sequence ATGTACCAAATCATTGCCGATGAAGCTGATTTTATCGTTATTTGTAAGTCAGCTAATATCCATTTCCACAGTCAAGATGGCTCCGCTGGTGTGGTTGCTCAGGCGGAGCTCGATCTAGGGATTAAGTTATATTCAGTACACAGATTAGATACCATGACCTCTGGTTTACTGATCCTTGCTAAGTCTTCGGCTGTTGCAGCGGAGTTTACTCGTCAATTTAGCGAACATAAGGTGCAAAAGTACTACTTAGCGCTAGCAAAGGGTAAACCCAAAAAGAAACAAGGTTGGGTGATTGGCGATATGGCCAAATCTCGGCGCAGTATGCATAAATTATTGCGCAGCATGGATAACCCCGCTAAAACACAATTCTTCTCTCACTCTGTTGGCGATGGCTTGCGCCTCTATCTGCTCAAACCTTTAAGCGGTAAAACCCACCAACTACGTGTAGCATTAGCCAGTATTGGGGTTCCTATTTTGGGCGATGAACTTTATGGCGGTGATGCGTCTGACAGAGGTTATCTGCATGCCTACAGCCTAAACTTCAGCTATAAAGCACAAGCCTATCAATACAGTGTCGCCCCGCCTTCAGGCGTTGCTTTTAACAGCCAAGCGGTGATTGAGCAGCTACAGCACTGGCAATCCCCCGAGCAGCTAACTTGGCCTAAGGTAAAGTAG
- a CDS encoding sensor histidine kinase — translation MTLIIGTLLLGMYRQLINEQEYQLDLHLDAEKTRYQQMALTLDRRSFATQVRSADPKVALIVWRNSFDLIGSLSMIPNDMPMLPAKREFPVFTGGPDKLHILTGGMVMTRYGPVLIATRVDQLGTLIDKFTNAAITALMLTVVLTLALGYLFSKAILRRLVQYNRLSEQIEQGQYSTRLPVSWRQDEFDMLAQQFNRVLDTLEKNLAAVRGVTDNIAHDLRTPLSHLRIGLEQLPDKPQEELAEGCAIITEELDHCLATFDAMLSLTRIEEGQQTLELQSLSLQNISRDLFEMAEAMAEFNGQSLKLMTGEEFKVSGDKYLLFQALFNLVDNAIKYSGEGAEIVISQNRNVISIQDNGPGIPVGSRDKVFERLVRLDPSRHHKGTGLGLSMVKAILSRHNAKIALMDNQPGLKVLITF, via the coding sequence GTGACTTTGATTATTGGCACCTTGCTTTTAGGCATGTACCGACAGTTGATTAATGAGCAAGAGTATCAACTGGATCTACACCTTGATGCAGAGAAAACCCGCTATCAACAGATGGCGCTCACGCTTGATAGACGCAGCTTTGCAACTCAAGTGCGCAGTGCCGATCCTAAAGTCGCCCTCATTGTGTGGCGCAACTCCTTTGATCTTATTGGTTCTCTAAGCATGATCCCAAATGACATGCCTATGCTACCTGCTAAGCGAGAGTTCCCGGTGTTTACCGGCGGACCTGATAAATTACACATTCTCACTGGCGGCATGGTGATGACTCGCTATGGCCCAGTGTTAATTGCGACGCGAGTCGACCAACTCGGTACCCTAATCGATAAGTTTACCAATGCAGCGATTACTGCATTGATGCTCACTGTGGTGCTAACTTTAGCGCTGGGTTACCTGTTTTCAAAGGCCATTTTGCGAAGGTTAGTGCAATACAACCGCTTAAGTGAACAGATAGAGCAGGGGCAATATTCAACTCGATTGCCGGTGAGTTGGCGTCAGGATGAGTTTGACATGTTGGCGCAGCAATTTAACAGAGTGCTGGACACCTTAGAAAAGAACTTAGCGGCCGTTCGTGGTGTGACCGACAATATTGCTCATGACCTGCGGACGCCACTGTCGCATTTGCGTATTGGCTTGGAGCAGTTACCAGACAAGCCACAAGAGGAGCTAGCTGAGGGGTGCGCCATTATTACCGAAGAGTTAGATCACTGTTTGGCAACGTTTGACGCTATGCTGTCTCTGACGCGTATTGAAGAGGGGCAACAGACCTTGGAACTACAGTCATTGAGCTTACAAAATATCAGCCGAGATCTGTTTGAGATGGCTGAGGCGATGGCAGAGTTTAACGGCCAGTCACTAAAATTGATGACGGGGGAAGAGTTTAAAGTTAGTGGCGACAAGTATCTGCTATTTCAAGCGCTATTTAATTTAGTCGATAATGCCATTAAATACTCCGGTGAAGGGGCTGAGATTGTTATCTCACAGAATCGTAATGTGATATCTATTCAAGATAATGGGCCAGGGATCCCTGTTGGTTCTCGCGATAAAGTGTTTGAGCGCTTAGTGCGCTTAGACCCAAGCAGACATCACAAAGGTACAGGCTTAGGTTTATCTATGGTGAAGGCGATTCTGTCGCGGCATAATGCTAAAATAGCCTTAATGGATAACCAGCCGGGATTAAAAGTACTGATTACTTTTTGA
- a CDS encoding response regulator transcription factor, translated as MKILMVEDDATTVEYVVKGFIEQGHNIETATDGHQGLLLATSMKYDLIILDRMLPQLDGLKLLAALRATGSQTPVLILSALSHVDERVKGLRAGGDDYMTKPFAFSELLVRAEKLMQRGESQPMVTDLSVGPLSIELLTRKVTLDGQEILLQPKEFQLLKYLMEHENQVISRTLLFEAVWDYHFDPRTNVIDVHIAKLRRKFEELGHGELIETVRGAGYRLRQGH; from the coding sequence ATGAAAATACTCATGGTCGAAGACGACGCGACGACAGTTGAATATGTTGTAAAAGGATTTATAGAGCAGGGGCATAACATTGAAACCGCTACCGATGGTCATCAAGGATTGTTGCTAGCAACCAGCATGAAGTATGACTTAATCATATTAGACCGAATGTTACCTCAGCTCGATGGCCTTAAGTTATTAGCAGCGCTACGTGCAACTGGCAGCCAAACACCTGTTCTTATCTTATCGGCATTAAGCCATGTTGATGAGCGTGTTAAAGGCCTGCGTGCTGGTGGTGATGATTACATGACTAAGCCATTTGCGTTTTCAGAGCTGTTAGTGCGGGCAGAAAAATTGATGCAGCGCGGCGAATCTCAGCCAATGGTGACAGATTTAAGTGTTGGTCCACTGTCGATTGAATTGTTAACCCGTAAGGTGACCCTTGATGGGCAAGAGATCTTACTGCAACCGAAAGAGTTTCAGTTACTGAAATACCTGATGGAACATGAGAATCAAGTGATTAGCCGCACCTTGTTATTTGAAGCTGTGTGGGATTACCACTTTGACCCGCGTACTAACGTAATTGATGTGCATATTGCTAAGCTTAGACGTAAATTTGAAGAACTAGGCCACGGTGAGCTGATTGAAACTGTCCGAGGGGCAGGTTATCGCTTACGCCAAGGGCATTAA
- a CDS encoding NirD/YgiW/YdeI family stress tolerance protein: MKKALTGSIILSAVLTMPAMAAYNAPGVAGHSSTAADAAKAKDDTPVELTGYLVQSLGDEKYLFRDESGDVEVEIDNALWREMDVSSDTKVTLIGEVDDEWQGIEIEIDSMRLVSQ; this comes from the coding sequence GTGAAAAAAGCACTAACTGGTTCAATCATTTTATCTGCGGTATTAACCATGCCTGCAATGGCTGCTTATAATGCCCCAGGTGTAGCGGGTCATTCTTCGACCGCCGCTGATGCTGCTAAGGCAAAAGATGATACCCCCGTTGAGTTAACCGGTTATCTAGTCCAAAGTTTAGGTGATGAAAAATATCTATTTCGCGACGAAAGTGGTGATGTAGAAGTTGAAATTGATAATGCATTGTGGCGTGAAATGGACGTCTCTAGTGACACTAAGGTGACTTTGATTGGTGAAGTTGACGATGAATGGCAAGGCATTGAAATAGAAATTGACAGTATGCGTCTGGTTTCTCAATAA
- a CDS encoding ABC transporter ATP-binding protein: MSQVVADLYCRVKQTEHINLDAEFVCKAGEVLAVVGPSGGGKSTLLRMIAGLNKPQSGEIRYGDVSWFCGDKSIQLTPQQRHLGYVPQHFGLFPNLTALENVIAALDHIPKSERAPRAKDWLERVNLHGLPDRLPANLSGGQRQRVALARALAREPSVLLLDEPFSAVDRETRERLYLELARLKEQLAIPVIMVTHDLNEALLLADSMILISQGKMLQQGSPREVLTRPRDEAVAKQMGLRNIFDAHVIAQEEERQITWLKFGEHLIASTYFESLDVGTKVRWVIPNQGVRFNSIKQGRLCRSFNKLDITIESMLIMGETVRVLASVVGVKHKINAEVPLHLAKKLELVEGGETTVALKSELIHILELQAEAES, encoded by the coding sequence ATGTCTCAAGTCGTCGCTGATCTATACTGCCGGGTTAAACAAACAGAGCATATCAACCTTGACGCTGAATTTGTCTGTAAAGCGGGCGAGGTGCTTGCCGTTGTGGGTCCATCTGGTGGTGGGAAATCAACTTTGCTGCGAATGATTGCTGGCCTCAATAAGCCGCAATCGGGCGAAATTCGCTATGGCGACGTCAGCTGGTTTTGTGGTGATAAATCTATTCAACTCACTCCTCAGCAGCGGCATTTGGGCTATGTTCCACAACATTTTGGACTATTTCCGAATCTCACGGCTTTAGAGAATGTGATTGCAGCATTAGATCATATCCCAAAGTCTGAACGTGCGCCGAGAGCTAAAGATTGGCTTGAGCGAGTAAACTTGCATGGATTACCTGATAGATTGCCCGCCAACCTTTCTGGTGGTCAGCGACAACGTGTCGCCTTGGCGCGTGCATTGGCACGAGAGCCCTCTGTATTGCTACTTGATGAACCTTTCTCTGCCGTTGATAGGGAAACCCGAGAACGCTTGTATTTGGAACTTGCGCGTTTAAAGGAGCAGTTAGCGATTCCCGTAATAATGGTGACACATGATCTCAATGAAGCCTTGCTATTGGCTGATAGCATGATCTTGATAAGCCAAGGCAAAATGTTGCAACAGGGCTCACCTAGAGAGGTGCTGACAAGGCCACGTGATGAAGCGGTTGCTAAACAAATGGGACTGCGTAATATCTTTGATGCCCATGTGATAGCACAAGAAGAGGAGCGGCAGATTACTTGGCTAAAATTTGGTGAGCATCTGATTGCCAGCACCTATTTTGAAAGTTTAGATGTCGGTACCAAAGTCCGCTGGGTCATACCCAATCAGGGCGTTAGATTTAATTCGATTAAGCAAGGTAGGCTATGTCGCAGTTTTAACAAACTAGATATTACTATTGAATCTATGTTGATTATGGGCGAGACGGTAAGAGTGTTAGCAAGTGTTGTCGGAGTAAAGCATAAAATTAATGCTGAGGTGCCACTGCACCTAGCTAAAAAGCTGGAGCTTGTTGAAGGAGGGGAGACAACGGTAGCGTTGAAGTCTGAACTGATCCATATTTTGGAGCTTCAAGCTGAAGCAGAAAGCTAG
- the modB gene encoding molybdate ABC transporter permease subunit, protein MDWEALWLSIKLSTVTVVILVPMAILAGRFLAYRQFRGKSWVEALVMVPLVLPPTVIGYYLLVGLGSESWLGQLLEQLLGHQLVFHFSGLVIASILVNIPFAIQPIQRAFEAVPEDVRDAAACCGMSRLKVLFKIELPMVWPGVLTAMVLCFSHVLGEFGVVLMMGGNIAGETKTIAISIYDSVQAFDFASAGNMSLVLLLFAITVLALTTSLSRRVGGQHVSSRR, encoded by the coding sequence ATGGATTGGGAAGCACTTTGGCTGTCGATTAAACTGAGTACGGTTACCGTGGTTATTTTAGTGCCGATGGCTATTTTGGCTGGGCGCTTTTTGGCTTATCGTCAATTTCGTGGAAAATCATGGGTAGAGGCGCTGGTGATGGTGCCGTTAGTGCTACCACCGACAGTCATCGGCTACTATTTGTTGGTGGGACTAGGCAGTGAGTCTTGGTTAGGGCAATTGCTAGAGCAGTTACTTGGTCATCAGCTGGTATTCCATTTTTCAGGGCTAGTCATAGCCTCTATTTTGGTAAATATTCCTTTCGCTATTCAACCTATTCAACGCGCTTTTGAAGCTGTGCCTGAAGATGTGCGTGATGCTGCTGCTTGTTGTGGTATGAGCCGTCTGAAAGTGTTGTTTAAAATAGAGCTACCTATGGTTTGGCCTGGTGTCCTGACGGCAATGGTGCTTTGTTTCTCCCATGTACTAGGCGAGTTTGGCGTGGTGCTGATGATGGGCGGTAATATTGCAGGCGAAACTAAAACTATTGCCATCTCTATATACGATAGTGTGCAGGCGTTTGATTTTGCCAGTGCGGGCAATATGTCATTAGTGCTATTGCTATTTGCGATTACAGTATTGGCGCTAACCACTAGTTTATCGCGACGCGTGGGAGGACAACATGTCTCAAGTCGTCGCTGA
- the modA gene encoding molybdate ABC transporter substrate-binding protein, whose protein sequence is MKLRIFLLSALMPLMLLSQQALAAEDVPAIAAASSIKFALDDVAKQFQQDTGAKVRITYGSSGNFVAQIKHGAPFELFLSADERYTNQLSNAGQAQGEGAVYAVGKLALAAPKNSPLELDEQLNGVKQLINSQQLKRFAIANPEHAPYGERAEEVLKNLNLWQAIQPQLIFGENVSQAAQFALSGSTQGGLVALSLASAERFKRRANYIVIPQSLYTPLKQRMVLTLKAGQTAENFYHYIQTDKAQHIFAEYGFGKADN, encoded by the coding sequence ATGAAGCTTAGGATTTTTTTACTATCGGCTTTAATGCCGTTGATGTTACTGAGTCAACAAGCTTTGGCAGCTGAAGATGTACCGGCTATTGCTGCAGCGTCAAGTATTAAGTTTGCCTTAGATGATGTCGCGAAACAGTTCCAGCAAGATACGGGGGCTAAAGTGCGAATCACCTATGGCTCATCTGGGAATTTCGTTGCACAGATAAAGCACGGTGCGCCGTTTGAGTTATTTCTATCTGCCGATGAACGCTACACCAACCAGTTGAGCAATGCAGGCCAAGCTCAAGGAGAGGGGGCTGTTTATGCCGTCGGCAAACTGGCCTTGGCGGCACCGAAGAACTCACCACTTGAACTGGATGAGCAACTCAATGGTGTGAAGCAGTTAATTAACAGTCAGCAGCTGAAACGTTTCGCTATTGCCAACCCCGAGCATGCGCCCTACGGTGAGCGAGCCGAAGAGGTGCTGAAAAACTTAAACTTATGGCAAGCCATTCAACCACAGCTCATTTTCGGTGAAAATGTTTCCCAAGCGGCGCAGTTTGCACTTAGTGGTTCAACCCAGGGCGGGTTAGTTGCTCTGTCTTTGGCATCCGCCGAAAGATTTAAACGCCGCGCCAATTATATTGTGATTCCACAATCTCTATACACACCGCTTAAACAGCGTATGGTATTGACGCTTAAGGCTGGTCAAACAGCGGAAAATTTCTATCACTATATTCAAACCGATAAAGCGCAGCATATTTTTGCTGAGTACGGTTTTGGCAAAGCGGATAACTAA
- the moaE gene encoding molybdopterin synthase catalytic subunit MoaE — protein sequence MIRVQTTDFSVPDEYQLISQDNGDGAVVTFVGKVRDFNDGSAVTDLTLEHYPGMTESVLNQIEAQARERWPLNHVTIIHRVGKMALGEQIVFIGVTSAHRKAAFAACEFLIDFLKTKAPFWKLEAGEEGASWVEARDSDEQAADVWNKK from the coding sequence ATGATCCGCGTACAAACAACAGACTTTAGTGTTCCTGATGAATATCAACTGATTAGCCAAGATAATGGCGATGGTGCCGTAGTCACTTTTGTGGGTAAAGTGCGTGATTTTAATGATGGGAGTGCCGTTACCGATTTAACGCTTGAGCATTATCCAGGCATGACCGAATCGGTATTGAATCAAATAGAAGCACAGGCGCGTGAACGTTGGCCGCTGAACCATGTCACGATTATCCACCGCGTAGGTAAAATGGCGTTAGGAGAGCAGATTGTGTTTATTGGCGTGACCAGCGCCCATCGTAAAGCTGCTTTCGCCGCTTGTGAGTTTCTAATCGACTTTTTGAAAACCAAAGCGCCATTTTGGAAGCTTGAAGCGGGTGAAGAAGGTGCAAGTTGGGTAGAAGCGCGTGACAGCGACGAGCAAGCAGCTGATGTGTGGAATAAAAAATAG
- the moaD gene encoding molybdopterin synthase sulfur carrier subunit encodes MINVLFFAQVRELLGTASVKVEAGEHTQTAEGLRATLAATDDKWAKVMASDKLLVAVNQTISQWDTAVEDGDEVAFFPPVTGG; translated from the coding sequence ATGATAAACGTACTGTTTTTTGCTCAAGTAAGAGAGTTGTTAGGCACTGCTAGCGTTAAAGTGGAAGCGGGCGAGCATACTCAAACAGCCGAAGGGCTGCGAGCGACACTAGCTGCTACCGATGATAAATGGGCCAAAGTGATGGCCTCGGACAAGTTACTTGTTGCTGTAAACCAAACTATCAGTCAGTGGGACACCGCCGTTGAGGATGGTGATGAAGTGGCTTTCTTTCCGCCAGTGACTGGAGGTTAA
- the moaC gene encoding cyclic pyranopterin monophosphate synthase MoaC, which yields MVDVTDKSVTEREARAEAYIEMASDTLEMIMSGSHHKGDVFATARIAGIQAAKKTSDLIPLCHPLMLTKVEVELEAQPEHNRVWIRSLCKLSGKTGVEMEALTAASTAALTIYDMCKAVQKDMVISQVRLLEKRGGKSGHFKV from the coding sequence ATGGTTGATGTAACTGATAAATCAGTCACTGAACGTGAAGCGAGAGCAGAAGCTTATATCGAGATGGCGAGTGACACGCTCGAAATGATCATGAGTGGTAGCCATCACAAAGGCGATGTGTTCGCGACCGCGCGTATTGCAGGCATTCAAGCTGCTAAGAAAACTTCCGACCTTATCCCGCTTTGCCACCCGTTGATGCTGACCAAAGTTGAGGTTGAACTCGAAGCTCAGCCAGAACACAACCGCGTTTGGATCCGCAGCCTATGTAAGTTGTCAGGTAAGACTGGTGTCGAGATGGAAGCATTAACTGCAGCCTCTACTGCTGCGTTAACCATATACGATATGTGTAAAGCGGTACAAAAAGATATGGTGATTTCTCAAGTTCGTCTACTTGAGAAACGTGGCGGTAAATCGGGTCACTTTAAGGTATAA
- the moaB gene encoding molybdenum cofactor biosynthesis protein B encodes MGHCTQSQFLPLNIAVLTLSDTRSLDNDTSGQFLESALLEAGHNLADRQIIKDDKYQIRSVISQWVASENVQVIITTGGTGFTERDNTPEAVKPLFDRDIEGFGELFRHITYTELGTSTVQSRALGGIANKTAIFCLPGSTGACKTGWNKVLKEQLDATHRPCNFVMHVKKIID; translated from the coding sequence ATGGGACATTGTACTCAGAGCCAATTTTTGCCACTCAACATTGCTGTTTTAACCTTGTCAGATACGCGTAGTCTTGACAACGACACTTCTGGGCAGTTTTTAGAAAGTGCGCTGCTAGAAGCAGGGCATAACTTGGCTGACCGTCAAATTATCAAAGATGATAAATATCAAATTCGTTCGGTGATCTCACAATGGGTCGCTTCAGAGAATGTGCAGGTGATTATCACCACAGGTGGCACTGGTTTTACCGAAAGAGATAATACTCCCGAAGCTGTAAAACCGCTTTTTGATCGAGATATCGAAGGATTTGGCGAACTGTTCCGTCACATTACCTATACCGAGCTAGGCACCTCCACAGTGCAATCACGTGCGTTAGGTGGTATTGCTAACAAAACGGCAATATTCTGCCTACCAGGCTCTACAGGAGCTTGTAAAACAGGTTGGAATAAAGTGCTCAAAGAGCAGCTTGATGCTACGCATCGACCATGTAATTTTGTGATGCACGTTAAGAAAATAATAGACTAA
- the moaA gene encoding GTP 3',8-cyclase MoaA, whose amino-acid sequence MSQLQDNFGRRFHYLRMSVTDVCNFKCTYCLPDGYRPDGKPKFLDLNEIEHLVSAFSQVGTQKIRITGGEPSLRKDFTDIIRIIKDNDRINTIATTTNGYRLAKHAQEWYDAGLRRINISVDSLDPKMFYQITGENKFDEVMRGVDAALEAGFERVKINAVLLKGLNDKDLPRFLHWIKSTPIDLRFIELMETGLGHDYFKAHHLAGADIKTQLEQAGWQFDTPAADDGPAQNFSHTDYQGRIGLIMPYAKNFCASCNRLRVSANGKLHLCLFTENGVDLRDLLQTPEQQSELIERLHGQLAQKKETHFLHDGITGVTQHLASIGG is encoded by the coding sequence ATGTCCCAACTACAAGACAATTTTGGTCGACGGTTTCATTATCTGCGCATGTCAGTGACTGATGTGTGTAACTTCAAATGCACGTATTGCCTTCCTGATGGTTATCGACCTGACGGTAAACCTAAATTTCTCGATCTCAATGAGATAGAGCATCTCGTTTCGGCATTCTCGCAAGTCGGTACGCAAAAGATCCGTATTACAGGTGGTGAGCCTTCATTGCGTAAAGATTTCACCGACATTATTCGCATTATTAAAGACAACGATAGGATCAATACGATTGCTACCACAACCAATGGTTATCGTTTAGCGAAGCATGCTCAAGAGTGGTACGACGCAGGGCTGAGGCGCATCAATATTTCAGTTGATAGTCTTGATCCTAAGATGTTTTATCAAATTACCGGTGAAAACAAGTTTGATGAGGTGATGCGTGGTGTTGACGCCGCCCTGGAAGCTGGCTTTGAGCGAGTAAAAATCAATGCGGTTTTACTTAAAGGGCTCAATGATAAAGATCTACCACGGTTTTTACATTGGATAAAAAGTACGCCGATTGACTTACGTTTTATTGAATTAATGGAAACTGGCTTAGGCCATGACTATTTTAAAGCCCACCATTTAGCGGGAGCTGATATTAAAACTCAGCTTGAGCAGGCGGGTTGGCAGTTTGATACTCCAGCGGCAGATGATGGTCCCGCGCAAAACTTCAGCCATACAGATTATCAGGGGCGCATTGGCTTAATCATGCCCTACGCAAAAAACTTTTGTGCCAGCTGTAACCGCTTGCGAGTATCAGCTAACGGCAAGCTACATCTGTGTTTATTTACTGAAAATGGTGTTGACCTGCGAGATCTGCTGCAAACCCCTGAACAACAGTCAGAGTTAATTGAGCGCTTACATGGTCAACTCGCACAGAAAAAAGAGACACACTTTTTGCATGATGGGATCACTGGCGTTACCCAACATCTTGCTTCTATTGGTGGTTAA